A part of Kryptolebias marmoratus isolate JLee-2015 linkage group LG8, ASM164957v2, whole genome shotgun sequence genomic DNA contains:
- the snx21 gene encoding sorting nexin-21 isoform X1 has product MTSENQPGRGQRSSGVHRSTERKIIYKRRHFRQIHPEGGGGGVMASRFLDRLKRSLFKDGPPVEPEQEAGGEQEEEGFSKDLWEAELEEEEECVSERLGGTLCFDVGADDGAKGDGEGRDSDSDFLGESMEEGLSSTDASPGGVSPVGPAPSSLLTRQLQESWRSLRGFGAAGVRRQADSLLFEVTDASAVQDGASKYVLYTIHVIQSGGSDKTPAVITRRYSDFQRLHATLRRNHGDQMERVSFPRKKLRRNFTAETIAKRSRAFEQYLSHLCSLAVLRAAPSVREFFYLSDLQAGQLLIRAGRFQEALGPLLNAKRLQQKLGWACNHDNQTQASPLAYSHWFFTLVGLLYCFQEVEQLEEAWDHCDHALRVLTDVQNKALPPPPPPPRLDRPHPLLPLLLPAMIRLSWQTGRDKQQWEELLQRLQDQEAEPDNHPTIREFLVKQNLQDGDGEN; this is encoded by the exons atgacctcagagaatcaacCTGGGAGGGGTCAAAGatcatctggagtccatcgttctacagagaggaagataatttacaagaggagacatttcagacagattcaccctgaag gcggcggcggcggcgtcaTGGCTTCCCGGTTTCTGGACCGTCTGAAGCGCTCCCTCTTTAAGGATGGCCCACCGGTGGAGCCCGAACAGGAAGCGGGCGGcgagcaggaagaggagggctTCAGTAAGGACTTGTGGGAGGCGGAgcttgaggaggaggaggagtgtgtgAGTGAGCGGCTCGGGGGGACGCTGTGCTTCGACGTCGGAGCGGACGATGGTGCCAAGGGCGACGGCGAGGGGCGGGACAGCGACTCGGACTTCCTGGGAGAGTCGATGGAGGAGGGTCTCAGCAGCACAG atgCCAGTCCAGGGGGCGTGTCCCCGGtaggccccgccccctcctcGCTGCTGACGCGGCAGCTGCAGGAGAGCTGGAGGAGCCTCCGCGGCTTCGGGGCTGCAGGTGTCAGGCGGCAGGCGGACAGCTTGCTGTTTGAGGTGACGGACGCCAGCGCCGTGCAGGACGGCGCCTCCAAATATGTG CTCTACACCATCCATGTGATCCAATCAGGCGGCAGCGATAAAACCCCGGCCGTCATCACCCGCCGCTACTCTGACTTCCAGCGGCTCCACGCCACGCTGCGCCGGAACCACGGAGACCAGATGGAGCGCGTCTCCTTCCCCC GAAAGAAGCTGCGGAGGAACTTCACGGCGGAGACGATCGCGAAGCGCAGCCGGGCGTTCGAACAGTACCTGTCTCACCTGTGTTCCCTGGCCGTCCTGCGGGCGGCGCCGAGCGTCCGGGAGTTCTTCTACCTGAGCGACCTGCAGGCGGGCCAGCTGCTCATCAG GGCGGGGCGGTTCCAGGAGGCGCTGGGTCCGCTGCTCAACGCCaagagactgcaacaaaaactgGGCTGGGCCTGTAACCACGACAACCAGACTCAGGCCTCGCCCCTGGCCTACTCTCATTGGTTCTTCACTTTGGTGGGGCTGCTGTACTGTTTCCAGGAagtggagcagctggaggaggcgtGGGATCACTGTGACCACGCCCTCCGCGTTCTGACCGACGTTCAGAACAAGgccctcccaccaccaccaccaccacctcggCTGGACAGACCCCACCCACTGCTGCCTCTGTTGCTACCGGCGATGATCCGGCTGTCGTGGCAGACAGGAAGAGACAAGCAGCAGTGGGAGGAGCTTCTACAGCGCCTGCAGGATCAGGAGGCGGAGCCTGACAATCATCCCACCATCAGAGAGTTTCTGGTCaaacaaaacctgcaggatggcgACGGCGAGAACTAA
- the snx21 gene encoding sorting nexin-21 isoform X2: protein MASRFLDRLKRSLFKDGPPVEPEQEAGGEQEEEGFSKDLWEAELEEEEECVSERLGGTLCFDVGADDGAKGDGEGRDSDSDFLGESMEEGLSSTDASPGGVSPVGPAPSSLLTRQLQESWRSLRGFGAAGVRRQADSLLFEVTDASAVQDGASKYVLYTIHVIQSGGSDKTPAVITRRYSDFQRLHATLRRNHGDQMERVSFPRKKLRRNFTAETIAKRSRAFEQYLSHLCSLAVLRAAPSVREFFYLSDLQAGQLLIRAGRFQEALGPLLNAKRLQQKLGWACNHDNQTQASPLAYSHWFFTLVGLLYCFQEVEQLEEAWDHCDHALRVLTDVQNKALPPPPPPPRLDRPHPLLPLLLPAMIRLSWQTGRDKQQWEELLQRLQDQEAEPDNHPTIREFLVKQNLQDGDGEN, encoded by the exons aTGGCTTCCCGGTTTCTGGACCGTCTGAAGCGCTCCCTCTTTAAGGATGGCCCACCGGTGGAGCCCGAACAGGAAGCGGGCGGcgagcaggaagaggagggctTCAGTAAGGACTTGTGGGAGGCGGAgcttgaggaggaggaggagtgtgtgAGTGAGCGGCTCGGGGGGACGCTGTGCTTCGACGTCGGAGCGGACGATGGTGCCAAGGGCGACGGCGAGGGGCGGGACAGCGACTCGGACTTCCTGGGAGAGTCGATGGAGGAGGGTCTCAGCAGCACAG atgCCAGTCCAGGGGGCGTGTCCCCGGtaggccccgccccctcctcGCTGCTGACGCGGCAGCTGCAGGAGAGCTGGAGGAGCCTCCGCGGCTTCGGGGCTGCAGGTGTCAGGCGGCAGGCGGACAGCTTGCTGTTTGAGGTGACGGACGCCAGCGCCGTGCAGGACGGCGCCTCCAAATATGTG CTCTACACCATCCATGTGATCCAATCAGGCGGCAGCGATAAAACCCCGGCCGTCATCACCCGCCGCTACTCTGACTTCCAGCGGCTCCACGCCACGCTGCGCCGGAACCACGGAGACCAGATGGAGCGCGTCTCCTTCCCCC GAAAGAAGCTGCGGAGGAACTTCACGGCGGAGACGATCGCGAAGCGCAGCCGGGCGTTCGAACAGTACCTGTCTCACCTGTGTTCCCTGGCCGTCCTGCGGGCGGCGCCGAGCGTCCGGGAGTTCTTCTACCTGAGCGACCTGCAGGCGGGCCAGCTGCTCATCAG GGCGGGGCGGTTCCAGGAGGCGCTGGGTCCGCTGCTCAACGCCaagagactgcaacaaaaactgGGCTGGGCCTGTAACCACGACAACCAGACTCAGGCCTCGCCCCTGGCCTACTCTCATTGGTTCTTCACTTTGGTGGGGCTGCTGTACTGTTTCCAGGAagtggagcagctggaggaggcgtGGGATCACTGTGACCACGCCCTCCGCGTTCTGACCGACGTTCAGAACAAGgccctcccaccaccaccaccaccacctcggCTGGACAGACCCCACCCACTGCTGCCTCTGTTGCTACCGGCGATGATCCGGCTGTCGTGGCAGACAGGAAGAGACAAGCAGCAGTGGGAGGAGCTTCTACAGCGCCTGCAGGATCAGGAGGCGGAGCCTGACAATCATCCCACCATCAGAGAGTTTCTGGTCaaacaaaacctgcaggatggcgACGGCGAGAACTAA
- the zgc:86609 gene encoding TMCO1/EMC3 family protein translates to MVGPELLLDSSIRLWVVLPIVFITFSVGVLRHYITQLLHSDKKVDLEQVSDSQVLLRSRVLRENGKYIPRQSFNMRKHYFNNAETGFFKKVKRKVVPKNPMTDPSMLTDMMKGNLINVLPMILIGGWINWAFSGFVITKVPFPLTLRFKPMLQRGIDLLTLDASWVSSASWYFLNVFGLRSMYGLILGQDNAADQSRVMQDQMTGAAMAMPPDPNKAFKSEWEALEVVNHKWALENVEENLMSGDLNFGSSFSSAAS, encoded by the exons ATGGTTGGTCCAGAACTCCTGTTGGACTCCAGCATCCGGCTGTGGGTGGTCCTGCCCATCGTCTTCATCACCTTCTCCGTTGGTGTGCTTCGTCACTACATCACCCAGCTGCTGCACAGCGACAAGAAGGTGGACCTGGAGCAGGTCTCCGACAG TCAGGTTCTCCTGCGCAGCCGCGTCCTCAGGGAGAACGGGAAGTACATCCCCCGACAG TCGTTCAACATGAGGAAACATTATTTCAACAACGCAGAAACCGGATTCTTTAAGAAAGTCAAGAGGAAGGTGGTCCCCAAGAACCCCATGACAG ACCCCAGCATGCTGACGGACATGATGAAGGGGAACCTGATCAACGTTCTGCCCATGATTCTGATTGGTGGATGGATCAACTGGGCCTTCTCCGGATTCGTTATAA CGAAGGTTCCGTTTCCTCTGACGCTGAGATTCAAGCCGATGCTGCAGAGAGGAATCGACCTGCTGACCCTCGACGCTTCCtg GGTGAGTTCTGCTTCCTGGTACTTCCTGAACGTGTTCGGACTCAGGAGCATGTACGGCCTGATCCTGGGTCAGGACAACG CTGCAGACCAGTCCCGGGTCATGCAGGACCAGATGACAGGCGCTGCCATGGCGATGCCCCCTGACCCCAACAAGGCCTTTAAG agcgAGTGGGAGGCGCTGGAGGTCGTTAACCACAAGTGGGCTCTGGAGAACGTGGAGGAGAACCTGATGTCCGGAGACCTGAACTTTGGATCCTCCTTCAGTTCTGCTGCGTCGTAG
- the LOC108251434 gene encoding ubiquitin carboxyl-terminal hydrolase 11 encodes VFNHRFYKIYNPDESLSCILDRDDIFVYELSVQDEDSVLLALYLREHSQYRDYGSGSSSYGTTLFGHPLLLNVSRSSCSGEELYRLFLQRLARYVRPPDPSEELEEEEEDDDEEELYKTQTNGISDDEQDDRETAGPSPPEPCCSDTSPNSRTDAMAEAEPKSEPDANHTPSPLDQGDVTISNGSLNQTKPACGIDTAAAATASDSAAVTTNTAATISTAAGATPAAAATASDSAAVTANTAATPAAAATASDSAAVTANTAGAIATADGATTAAAAASTSDTAAPTTNSAAGVGTAAAAISNTAATANTAAASSSSDNMNACGDAGADRSSEPPQQPGGATEEGNEEDKQEEARSLSPPPNELPAKRRACRRKRKSLFTIQAVNSNGTTERGTGEGGSAVSFSSQPYVAIDWDPDMKKRFYNENEAERYVKHASMEVPQQQTTVQLQECIELFTTRETLEEENPWYCPVCKKHQLATKKLDLWSLPEVLIIHLKRFSYTKFTREKLDTIVDFPLRYTLAHSHALSHTHRSDSCLCFRDLDFSSFLLRKNLSSEEPPSRYDLIAVSNHYGGLRDGHYTSYAQNKDNGQWYYFDDSKVTFASEEQIVTNAAYVLFYHRQDKIRKPTLSAPNASSASSHFANNITTCKEEEVGQGASYITMETD; translated from the exons GTCTTCAATCATCGGTTCTATAAAATCTACAACCCTGATGAATCTCTGAGCTGCATTCTGGACCGAGACGACATCTTTGT GTACGAGCTGAGCGTTCAGGACGAGGACTCGGTGCTGCTGGCGCTCTACCTGCGGGAGCACTCTCAGTACCGGGACTACGGGTCGGGCAGCAGCTCGTACGGAACCACGCTGTTCGGACACCCGCTGCTGCTCAACGTGTCACGCAGCAGCTGCAGCGGGGAGGAGCTCTACAGGCTGTTCCTGCAGAGGCTGGC GCGCTATGTGCGACCTCCTGACCCCTCTGAagagctggaggaagaggaggaggatgacgaTGAAGAGGAGCTGTATAAGACTCAAACTAACGGCATCAGTGATG atGAGCAGGATGACAGGGAGACGGCCGGACCCTCCCCACCAGAACCCTGCTGCAGTGACACTTCTCCAAACAGCCGAACAGATGCCATGGCAGAGGCGGAGCCTAAGTCAGAGCCCGACGCCAACCACACTCCGAGCCCCCTGGACCAAGGCGACGTGACGATTAGCAACGGCTCCCTGAACCAGACCAAACCCGCCTGCGGCATTGACACTGCCGCTGCCGCCACCGCCTCCGACAGTGCTGCGGTCACCACTAACACTGCTGCCACCATCAGCACTGCTGCCGGCGCCACCCCAGCTGCTGCCGCCACCGCCTCCGACAGTGCTGCGGTCACCGCTAACACTGCTGCCACCCCAGCTGCTG CCGCCACCGCCTCCGACAGTGCTGCGGTCACCGCTAACACTGCCGGCGCCATCGCCACTGCTGATGGTGCCACAacagctgctgccgccgcctcCACCTCTGACACTGCTGCGCCTACCACTAACAGTGCTGCCGGTGTCgggactgctgctgccgccATTTCCAACACTGCGGCCACCGCTAACACTGCCGCCGCCAGCAGCAGTTCTGACAACATGAACGCCTGCGGGGACGCTGGCGCTGACAGAAGCTCAGAACCACCGCAGCAGCCCGGTGGCGCCACAGAAGAAGGAAACGAGGAAGACAAGCAGGAGGAGGCGCGTTCTCTGAGCCCGCCACCCAATGAGCTGCCAGCAAAGAGGAGGGCGTGTCGTCGGAAGAGGAAGAGCCTCTTCACCATCCAGGCCGTCAACTCCAACGGGACGACGGAGAGGGGGACGGGAGAGGGAGGGAGCGCCGTGTCCTTCAGCT CTCAGCCCTACGTGGCCATCGACTGGGACCCCGACATGAAGAAGAGATTCTACAACGAGAACGAGGCTGAG cgGTACGTGAAACACGCCAGCATGGAGGTTCCTCAGCAGCAGACCACAGTTCAGCTGCAGGAGTGCATCGAGCTCTTCACCACCAGGGAAACGCTGGAGGAGGAGAATCCTTG gtatTGTCCGGTGTGTAAGAAGCACCAGTTGGCCACTAAGAAGTTGGATCTCTGGTCTCTGCCGGAGGTTCTCATCATCCACCTGAAGAGGTTCTCCTACACCAAGTTCACCAGAGAGAAACTCGACACCATCGTGGACTTCCCCCTCAGGTACACGCTCGCTCACTCACacgctctctcacacacacaccgctctgacagctgtttgtgtttcagagatCTGGACTTCTCCTCGTTCCTCCTGAGGAAGAATCTGTCCTCCGAGGAGCCGCCGAGTCGCTACGACCTCATCGCCGTGTCCAATCACTACGGAGGGCTGAGAGACGGACACT acacCAGCTACGCTCAGAACAAGGACAACGGTCAGTGGTATTACTTCGATGACAGCAAGGTGACGTTCGCCTCCGAGGAGCAGATCGTG ACAAACGCCGCCTACGTCCTGTTTTACCACCGACAGGACAAGATCAGAAAGCCCACTCTATCCGCCCCCAACGCAAGCTCCGCCTCCTCGCACTTCGCCAACAACATCACTACCtgcaaggaggaggaggtggggcaGGGGGCCTCGTACATCACCATGGAAACGGACtga
- the snx21 gene encoding sorting nexin-21 isoform X4, whose protein sequence is MASRFLDRLKRSLFKDGPPVEPEQEAGGEQEEEGFNASPGGVSPVGPAPSSLLTRQLQESWRSLRGFGAAGVRRQADSLLFEVTDASAVQDGASKYVLYTIHVIQSGGSDKTPAVITRRYSDFQRLHATLRRNHGDQMERVSFPRKKLRRNFTAETIAKRSRAFEQYLSHLCSLAVLRAAPSVREFFYLSDLQAGQLLIRAGRFQEALGPLLNAKRLQQKLGWACNHDNQTQASPLAYSHWFFTLVGLLYCFQEVEQLEEAWDHCDHALRVLTDVQNKALPPPPPPPRLDRPHPLLPLLLPAMIRLSWQTGRDKQQWEELLQRLQDQEAEPDNHPTIREFLVKQNLQDGDGEN, encoded by the exons aTGGCTTCCCGGTTTCTGGACCGTCTGAAGCGCTCCCTCTTTAAGGATGGCCCACCGGTGGAGCCCGAACAGGAAGCGGGCGGcgagcaggaagaggagggctTCA atgCCAGTCCAGGGGGCGTGTCCCCGGtaggccccgccccctcctcGCTGCTGACGCGGCAGCTGCAGGAGAGCTGGAGGAGCCTCCGCGGCTTCGGGGCTGCAGGTGTCAGGCGGCAGGCGGACAGCTTGCTGTTTGAGGTGACGGACGCCAGCGCCGTGCAGGACGGCGCCTCCAAATATGTG CTCTACACCATCCATGTGATCCAATCAGGCGGCAGCGATAAAACCCCGGCCGTCATCACCCGCCGCTACTCTGACTTCCAGCGGCTCCACGCCACGCTGCGCCGGAACCACGGAGACCAGATGGAGCGCGTCTCCTTCCCCC GAAAGAAGCTGCGGAGGAACTTCACGGCGGAGACGATCGCGAAGCGCAGCCGGGCGTTCGAACAGTACCTGTCTCACCTGTGTTCCCTGGCCGTCCTGCGGGCGGCGCCGAGCGTCCGGGAGTTCTTCTACCTGAGCGACCTGCAGGCGGGCCAGCTGCTCATCAG GGCGGGGCGGTTCCAGGAGGCGCTGGGTCCGCTGCTCAACGCCaagagactgcaacaaaaactgGGCTGGGCCTGTAACCACGACAACCAGACTCAGGCCTCGCCCCTGGCCTACTCTCATTGGTTCTTCACTTTGGTGGGGCTGCTGTACTGTTTCCAGGAagtggagcagctggaggaggcgtGGGATCACTGTGACCACGCCCTCCGCGTTCTGACCGACGTTCAGAACAAGgccctcccaccaccaccaccaccacctcggCTGGACAGACCCCACCCACTGCTGCCTCTGTTGCTACCGGCGATGATCCGGCTGTCGTGGCAGACAGGAAGAGACAAGCAGCAGTGGGAGGAGCTTCTACAGCGCCTGCAGGATCAGGAGGCGGAGCCTGACAATCATCCCACCATCAGAGAGTTTCTGGTCaaacaaaacctgcaggatggcgACGGCGAGAACTAA
- the snx21 gene encoding sorting nexin-21 isoform X3 yields MTSENQPGRGQRSSGVHRSTERKIIYKRRHFRQIHPEGGGGGVMASRFLDRLKRSLFKDGPPVEPEQEAGGEQEEEGFNASPGGVSPVGPAPSSLLTRQLQESWRSLRGFGAAGVRRQADSLLFEVTDASAVQDGASKYVLYTIHVIQSGGSDKTPAVITRRYSDFQRLHATLRRNHGDQMERVSFPRKKLRRNFTAETIAKRSRAFEQYLSHLCSLAVLRAAPSVREFFYLSDLQAGQLLIRAGRFQEALGPLLNAKRLQQKLGWACNHDNQTQASPLAYSHWFFTLVGLLYCFQEVEQLEEAWDHCDHALRVLTDVQNKALPPPPPPPRLDRPHPLLPLLLPAMIRLSWQTGRDKQQWEELLQRLQDQEAEPDNHPTIREFLVKQNLQDGDGEN; encoded by the exons atgacctcagagaatcaacCTGGGAGGGGTCAAAGatcatctggagtccatcgttctacagagaggaagataatttacaagaggagacatttcagacagattcaccctgaag gcggcggcggcggcgtcaTGGCTTCCCGGTTTCTGGACCGTCTGAAGCGCTCCCTCTTTAAGGATGGCCCACCGGTGGAGCCCGAACAGGAAGCGGGCGGcgagcaggaagaggagggctTCA atgCCAGTCCAGGGGGCGTGTCCCCGGtaggccccgccccctcctcGCTGCTGACGCGGCAGCTGCAGGAGAGCTGGAGGAGCCTCCGCGGCTTCGGGGCTGCAGGTGTCAGGCGGCAGGCGGACAGCTTGCTGTTTGAGGTGACGGACGCCAGCGCCGTGCAGGACGGCGCCTCCAAATATGTG CTCTACACCATCCATGTGATCCAATCAGGCGGCAGCGATAAAACCCCGGCCGTCATCACCCGCCGCTACTCTGACTTCCAGCGGCTCCACGCCACGCTGCGCCGGAACCACGGAGACCAGATGGAGCGCGTCTCCTTCCCCC GAAAGAAGCTGCGGAGGAACTTCACGGCGGAGACGATCGCGAAGCGCAGCCGGGCGTTCGAACAGTACCTGTCTCACCTGTGTTCCCTGGCCGTCCTGCGGGCGGCGCCGAGCGTCCGGGAGTTCTTCTACCTGAGCGACCTGCAGGCGGGCCAGCTGCTCATCAG GGCGGGGCGGTTCCAGGAGGCGCTGGGTCCGCTGCTCAACGCCaagagactgcaacaaaaactgGGCTGGGCCTGTAACCACGACAACCAGACTCAGGCCTCGCCCCTGGCCTACTCTCATTGGTTCTTCACTTTGGTGGGGCTGCTGTACTGTTTCCAGGAagtggagcagctggaggaggcgtGGGATCACTGTGACCACGCCCTCCGCGTTCTGACCGACGTTCAGAACAAGgccctcccaccaccaccaccaccacctcggCTGGACAGACCCCACCCACTGCTGCCTCTGTTGCTACCGGCGATGATCCGGCTGTCGTGGCAGACAGGAAGAGACAAGCAGCAGTGGGAGGAGCTTCTACAGCGCCTGCAGGATCAGGAGGCGGAGCCTGACAATCATCCCACCATCAGAGAGTTTCTGGTCaaacaaaacctgcaggatggcgACGGCGAGAACTAA